Part of the Paenibacillus sp. JNUCC32 genome is shown below.
ATAGGCCATCCTGTCTCGTCAGGGGCCAAATCCCGGGTATTCGCGTTTTCTTAGCCCAAACAGCCGCATCGTCCAAAGCGACAATGCGGCTAGCGAGGATCAACCCTTTACACGACCTCATGAGACTGACGGTAAGCGCTCGGGGAAATGCCGATGAGCCGCTTGAATGCCCTGCGAAACGAATGGGAGCTGTTATAGCCCACCTGAGCCGCTATTTCATCGACCGTGAGGTTCGTCTCGGCAAGCAGAATGGCCGCCCGATCCATCCGCACCTTGATCAGATGATCGGAATAATTGACTCCGGTTACTTCCTTGAACAATTGGGAGATGTATTTCTCCGGCCGCTCCACGTGCTCGGCCACGCGGTATAAGGTGAGATCCGGATGTGCGTACGTCGCTTCGGTATATTCATAAATCTGCCTGATCAGTTTGGCATGGGAGTCCTTCTTTTTATTGGAAATATATCGGCACAGCTCTCCCATGATCGCGCGGATTTCGTTATGGATCGACTCCAGCGGCTCGGTAAAGCCGATATCGATGATGCGCCTTTTTATGCTTTCAAACCATTCCGACTCCGCAAAAATTTTCTGATCCATTAACTTAAGGAACGTTCCTTTGATTTCACCTACCAGCTGGTGCTTCATCTCGACGGATAACTCCCGGTGATGGAGATTTTGATCCATGATCAGATTGACGATCTTCTCGGCTTCTTCCAGCTCTCCTGCCCGTATCGTGCTGATCAAGCGCTGCTCGGTGTCCAGCGGGTAGTAATACGTTGTGTTGACGATTCGGGCTTCGCGGTACCACACCGTCTCTTTTTGATTCATGTAGACGGCATATTCAAGAGCCTGCTTGGCCTGGTCAAATGACTGCCCCGCCTCTGAGACCGAATCGAACGGATCGCCGAAACCGGCTTGGAGGAACATTTTATATTCATGCAGCACCTGCTTCGTCAGCGTTTCGATCAACCCCGTAATTCGAAGCTCTTCCTCCGGTCCAGGCTCTCGTTCTTGGTCGGCAAAGAACAAAACCACCATTTTGTCCGAGCCCAGATCCGTCATGGGCAGCGTCCCGGCGATTTCGGAAAAGGCCTGTTTCATGAGAAGCCGGGCGGCGTTAAGCTCATTAAGGATCTCCACGCTGTCCATGCCGGCATATCCTTTGATCTGCAGGATGCCGACATAGCCCTTTCCGTTATGCAAGGCAATATCAGCCTGCTGGGCAGCGGAAGCAATTTCGTCCCTC
Proteins encoded:
- a CDS encoding helix-turn-helix domain-containing protein translates to MAEVEGMTRQLAINQDLNVLLNDHLAQRDVYGIWRTMRNVLTFGQTNDFLQHYYIYLANYDLIVTSGSSYRPEHYYEFFHYDDLSFEEWKQQILEKAHRSEIKPLSSFSERDNETSVITYMQSLPLDSFNDSSPANVVVVIDARTIAGLFSGLTDNYGGWVHIHDGNGNTLALQGNMESDVSQIMNDPAFDQNKTSQFYKNDLVITTHSDKSGWVYQAGIPRSALMENADQIKRASWFITGGAMIVGLLFGLYLAHRNSVPIHRMISIMKEQFGRDEVTERNEFDFLSGNISNMISKNKQLENELTRQLPFVRDAFLRRLIAGEFESRDEIASAAQQADIALHNGKGYVGILQIKGYAGMDSVEILNELNAARLLMKQAFSEIAGTLPMTDLGSDKMVVLFFADQEREPGPEEELRITGLIETLTKQVLHEYKMFLQAGFGDPFDSVSEAGQSFDQAKQALEYAVYMNQKETVWYREARIVNTTYYYPLDTEQRLISTIRAGELEEAEKIVNLIMDQNLHHRELSVEMKHQLVGEIKGTFLKLMDQKIFAESEWFESIKRRIIDIGFTEPLESIHNEIRAIMGELCRYISNKKKDSHAKLIRQIYEYTEATYAHPDLTLYRVAEHVERPEKYISQLFKEVTGVNYSDHLIKVRMDRAAILLAETNLTVDEIAAQVGYNSSHSFRRAFKRLIGISPSAYRQSHEVV